One part of the Thermoanaerobacterium sp. CMT5567-10 genome encodes these proteins:
- a CDS encoding radical SAM protein yields the protein MVSQVCNICPRNCNVDRSTKVGFCGMLSEIKVAKAYLHEWEEPCISGSRGSGTVFFTGCNLRCVFCQNYKISQGNFGVSVSPEKLADIFMNLEKAGAHNINLVSPTIFIPKIKEAIIIARNNGLSIPIVYNSNAYENVESLKTLDGLIDIYLPDLKYYSDETAIKYSKAPHYFEFATKAILEMYRQVGYPVFDNDGIMKKGIIIRHLILPGKLDETKEILKWISDNLPKEIYVSLMGQYIPYFEAYKYSEINKKISKKEYEEAIEYFFEIGLENGFVQDDESASANFIPDFDLKGVL from the coding sequence ATGGTATCACAAGTATGCAATATATGTCCAAGAAATTGTAATGTTGATCGCAGTACAAAAGTAGGCTTTTGCGGCATGTTAAGTGAAATAAAGGTAGCAAAAGCATATCTTCATGAGTGGGAAGAGCCTTGCATAAGTGGCAGCAGAGGGTCTGGAACAGTATTTTTCACAGGCTGCAATTTAAGATGTGTATTTTGCCAAAACTACAAAATCAGCCAAGGGAATTTTGGAGTAAGTGTTTCACCAGAAAAGCTTGCAGATATTTTTATGAATTTAGAAAAAGCAGGTGCTCACAATATCAACCTTGTATCACCTACAATTTTTATTCCAAAAATAAAAGAAGCTATAATCATAGCTAGAAATAATGGGCTTAGCATACCTATTGTTTACAACTCAAATGCATACGAAAATGTAGAATCTTTAAAGACTTTAGATGGACTCATAGATATATACCTGCCTGACCTAAAATATTACAGTGATGAAACAGCCATAAAATACTCTAAAGCGCCACACTATTTTGAATTTGCCACAAAAGCGATTTTAGAAATGTATCGTCAAGTAGGTTATCCTGTCTTTGATAATGACGGCATAATGAAAAAGGGAATAATTATACGTCATCTAATATTGCCAGGGAAATTAGATGAGACAAAAGAAATTTTAAAATGGATAAGTGACAATCTCCCTAAAGAAATATATGTAAGCCTTATGGGACAATATATCCCATATTTTGAAGCATATAAATATTCTGAAATAAACAAAAAAATAAGCAAAAAAGAATATGAAGAAGCAATAGAATATTTCTTTGAAATTGGTTTAGAAAATGGGTTTGTACAAGACGATGAAAGTGCATCAGCAAACTTTATACCTGATTTTGATTTAAAAGGCGTCCTTTAA
- a CDS encoding RNA polymerase sigma factor, which translates to MHDEKQKNDDEFIKIYMKYKTPVYFYLLSILKDAGLSEDIMQETFIRVRTNIYKYGSINNLRTWIMKIARNLALNCLRNRKFELLNYEEINANVEEAVNVDEFVTDSIMINDVLNYLSNDEREIFSLHVFGCYTHREISEILNIPQGTVRWKYSIIKKKLRRLLKKY; encoded by the coding sequence TTGCATGACGAAAAACAAAAAAATGACGATGAATTTATAAAAATATATATGAAGTACAAAACACCTGTGTATTTTTATCTTTTATCTATCCTGAAAGATGCTGGACTTTCAGAAGACATCATGCAAGAAACATTCATAAGAGTGAGAACAAACATCTATAAATATGGCTCTATTAATAATTTACGAACATGGATAATGAAAATTGCTCGGAATCTTGCTTTAAATTGTTTGCGGAATAGAAAGTTTGAATTATTAAATTATGAAGAAATAAATGCTAATGTTGAAGAAGCTGTAAATGTTGATGAGTTTGTGACGGATTCTATAATGATAAATGATGTGCTGAATTATCTCAGTAATGATGAGAGAGAAATATTTTCGCTACATGTCTTTGGATGTTATACACATAGAGAAATCAGTGAGATTTTGAATATTCCACAAGGTACTGTACGGTGGAAATATTCAATAATAAAGAAGAAGCTTCGTAGATTACTAAAAAAATATTAG